A stretch of Lactuca sativa cultivar Salinas chromosome 6, Lsat_Salinas_v11, whole genome shotgun sequence DNA encodes these proteins:
- the LOC111901168 gene encoding haloacid dehalogenase-like hydrolase domain-containing protein Sgpp — translation MTASASDISENGKATIVALAPLEAVLFDVDGTLCDSDPIHHIAFQEMLQEIGFNGGVPIDEDFFIKNIAGKHNDDIAAVLFPDDIQRGLKFCEDKEAYFRKLVKEKVEPIKGLYKLTKWIEDHGLKRAAVTNAPRPNAELMISTLGLTDFFHCLVIGDECEHPKPAPDPYLKALQLLNVSKAHTFICEDSVSGIKAGVAAGMPVVGLSTRNPEHMLMTANPTLLIKNYEDPQLWAALEEIDRKKTSGA, via the exons ATGACGGCGTCTGCTAGTGATATTTCAGAGAACGG CAAAGCTACAATTGTGGCACTTGCTCCACTCGAAGCAGTATTATTCGATGTTGATGGAACTCTTTGTGATTCAGATCCAATCCACCACATTGCTTTTCAAGAAATGCTTCAAGAG ATCGGTTTCAATGGTGGGGTTCCAATAGACGAAGATTTCTTTATTAAGAACATTGCTGGAAAACATAACGATGACATTGCAGCTGTCCTTTTCCCTGATGATATCCAAAGGGGATTAAAATTCTGTGAAGACAAAGAGGCTTATTTTAGGAA ATTGGTGAAGGAAAAAGTGGAGCCTATAAAGGGTTTATACAAACTAACAAAATGGATTGAAGATCATGGATTGAAAAGAGCAGCTGTTACTAATGCCCCAAGGCCAAATGCTGAGCTCATGATTTCAACTCTTGGTCTTACTGATTTCTTCCATTGTCTTGTCATTGGTGATGAATGTGAGCACCCAAAACCAGCACCTGATCCTTACTTAAAAGCTCTTCAACTTCTCAATGTATCAAAAGCCCATACTTTCATTTGTGAG GACTCGGTTTCTGGGATAAAAGCTGGTGTGGCGGCTGGAATGCCAGTTGTCGGGTTATCAACTAGAAATCCGGAACACATGCTCATGACTGCAAACCCGACACTTCtcataaaaaattatgaagatcCACAACTATGGGCAGCTTTAGAAGAAATTGATAGAAAGAAGACAAGTGGCGCTTAA
- the LOC111901193 gene encoding uncharacterized protein LOC111901193 — protein sequence MGKMKTLDYFYKRNADDKETNHENEESKRQKTSTSEPQPQETENQQENEPQPQEKDKQQENEPQPQEKGNPNEVDLKNLERDPAKRKQMWDYPVNLREQMRRAYLNLGAFQIHLKEYQAKCSTKHPRSDNWKKVNDGKNCAFLKHIGCSQHRNVVAFVENLMNQAAHIENIIMKQNEAQILKNRLCLKVSIDTVLWLTFQACALRGHDETLDSKNRGNFLQLLKLLASYNDEVANVILEKAPYNSKYTSADIQKEILSIIANKVQKHIRSEVGDLYFCVMVDESRDESKKEQMAIVLRFVDVEGIIRERFLDLVHVRDTLSLTLKTNMWRQLLHYQFDVSKIRGQGYDGASNMRGEWNGLQALVLEDCLCASSKRHDELQKEKATEIEQLLELGEIESGKGLNQVGTLRRAGDTHWGSHFRSVCSLLNMFACTRVVLQGIIDDVSATYSQRGDADAAYCYLKSFEFVFILHLIKEVIGKTEILSQALQKKSQDILNVMELVSATKEDMNAPYTSIRYRPRKIDNHVTFEHFYRVDLFTATLDKQLHELNSRFNDRAMELLRLSSTLVSKVINVDQICLLVEKYYPEIFTEQERIQLRYQLEIFNIDITKNLRLSGVSTIADLCKRLVETQKRETYFYRNNREGIFSMSDDFLANNLVIYIEREIVENIDSKSVIDEFKDIKGRRAEL from the exons ATGGGAAAGATGAAAACCTTAGACTATTTTTACAAAAGAAATGCAGATGATAAAGAAACtaatcatgaaaatgaagagagtAAACGTCAAAAAACTTCAACAAGTGAGCCACAACCGCAAGAAACGGAAAATCAACAAGAGAATGAGCCACAACCGCAAGAAAAGGATAAACAACAAGAGAATGAGCCACAACCACAAGAAAAGGGAAATCCTAATGAAGTTGATTTGAAGAATCTAGAAAGAGATCCCGCTAAACGAAAGCAAATGTGGGATTATCCGGTTAATTTAAGAGAACAAATGAGACGAGCTTATCTGAATTTAGGAGCTTTCCAAATACATCTTAAGGAGTATCAAGCTAAATGTTCAACAAAACATCCTC GATCTGACAATTGGAAAAAAGTTAATGACGGGAAAAATTGTGCATTCTTGAAACATATTGGTTGCTCACAACATAGAAATGTTGTTGCATTTGTTGAAAACTTGATGAACCAAGCAGCACACATTGAAAATATCATAATGAAGCAAAATGAAGCGCAAATATTGAAGAACCGTTTATGCTTAAAAGTGTCAATTGACACAGTTCTTTGGTTGACCTTCCAAGCTTGTGCTTTACGAGGACATGATGAAACTCTTGATTCCAAAAATCGTGGTAATTTTCTCCAACTTCTAAAACTTCTAGCATCGTATAATGATGAAGTTGCAAATGTTATATTAGAGAAAGCTCCTTATAATTCAAAGTATACTTCTGCGGACATTCAAAAAGAAATTCTTAGTATTATTGCAAATAAAGTTCAAAAGCATATTCGTAGTGAAGTGGGGGATTTATACTTTTGTGTCATGGTTGATGAGTCACGGGATGAGTCTAAAAAGGAGCAAATGGCGATAGTTTTGAGATTTGTTGATGTGGAAGGAATCATACGTGAAAGGTTCTTGGATTTGGTTCATGTTAGGGATACGTTATCATTAACCTTGAAAACAAATATGTGGAGACAACTTTTACACTATCAATTTGATGTTAGTAAAATCCGTGGTCAAGGTTATGATGGTGCTAGTAATATGAGAGGGGAATGGAATGGATTACAAGCACTTGTTCTTGAGGATTGCC TTTGTGCTTCCAGTAAGCGTCATGATGAGTTACAAAAAGAAAAGGCAACTGAGATTGAACAGTTATTGGAACTAGGTGAAATTGAATCAGGTAAAGGATTGAATCAAGTTGGGACATTAAGAAGAGCTGGTGATACACATTGGGGTTCTCATTTTCGTTCTGTTTGTAGTTTGCTTAACATGTTTGCTTGTACTCGTGTTGTTCTCCAAGGAATAATTGATGACGTATCTGCTACTTATTCTCAACGCGGAGATGCTGATGCAGCTTACTGTTATCTGAAATCATTTGAGTTTGTGTTTATTCTTCACCTGATAAAGGAAGTAATAGGAAAAACTGAAATACTTTCTCAAGCTCTACAAAAGAAATCCCAAGATATTCTTAATGTCATGGAGTTAGTTTCAGCAACAAAGGAGG ATATGAATGCTCCATATACTTCTATTCGATACCGGCCTCGAAAAATAGACAATCATGTTACTTTTGAACATTTTTATCGAGTGGATTTGTTTACAGCCACATTGGACAAACAGTTACATGAGTTGAATAGTAGATTCAATGATCGGGCGATGGAGTTGTTGAGACTTAGTTCTACTTTAGTTTCTAAAGTGATTAACGTTGATCAAATTTGTCTTCTTGTTGAGAAGTATTATCCTGAAATTTTTACGGAGCAAGAGAGGATTCAATTACGATATCAATTGGAGATTTTTAATATTGATATCACAAAGAATCTCAGACTAAGTGGTGTATCAACTATTGCTGACCTATGCAAGCGTCTTGTGGAAACTCAAAAACGTGAGACATA TTTCTACCGCAACAACAGAGAGGGGATTTTCAGCATGTCGGATG